A stretch of Mucilaginibacter terrae DNA encodes these proteins:
- a CDS encoding Mrp/NBP35 family ATP-binding protein: MQLTKEQVLQALSHVEEPDLKKDLVTLNMIQDINIDGNKLVFSVVLTTPACPLKDLIENACRNAIKHFISPEVEVTVNMTSRVTTLKNTGVPGVKNIIAVASGKGGVGKSTVAANLALGLAATGAKVGLIDADIYGPSVPIMFGLEGARPKATQENGKTRIEPIEKYGIKLLSIGFFTDPNQPVPWRGPMVSTAVKQLFNDADWGELDYLVVDLPPGTGDIHITVTQSFPITGAVIVTTPQNVALADAKKGVGMLMMESINVPILGVIENMSYFTPAELPENKYYIFGKGGGAKLAEMIGAPFLGELPLVRSVSESGDAGKPVVLTDDGIMGTAFKNIAERVAQQISINNAKAAHYTDVINR; encoded by the coding sequence ATGCAACTTACCAAAGAACAAGTATTACAAGCCCTTAGCCATGTTGAAGAGCCGGATCTGAAGAAAGACCTGGTTACGCTGAACATGATTCAGGACATTAACATAGATGGAAACAAGCTCGTGTTTTCGGTAGTATTAACTACGCCAGCCTGCCCTTTAAAGGATCTGATTGAAAATGCCTGCCGCAATGCCATCAAGCATTTCATCAGTCCCGAGGTTGAGGTTACCGTAAACATGACCTCGCGGGTTACTACGTTAAAAAATACCGGGGTACCGGGCGTTAAAAATATTATTGCGGTGGCATCGGGCAAAGGTGGTGTGGGTAAATCAACCGTGGCGGCTAATCTGGCTTTAGGCTTGGCAGCTACCGGTGCAAAAGTGGGTTTAATTGATGCCGATATTTACGGCCCATCGGTGCCTATTATGTTTGGGTTAGAGGGTGCACGCCCTAAAGCCACGCAGGAGAACGGCAAGACCCGCATCGAACCCATAGAGAAATATGGCATCAAGCTGTTATCAATCGGTTTCTTTACCGACCCTAACCAGCCCGTGCCGTGGCGCGGACCAATGGTTTCAACCGCGGTTAAGCAGTTATTTAACGATGCCGACTGGGGCGAACTGGATTACCTCGTGGTAGATCTTCCTCCGGGTACCGGCGATATACATATTACGGTTACGCAAAGCTTCCCTATTACCGGTGCCGTTATAGTAACCACGCCGCAAAACGTGGCTCTGGCCGATGCCAAGAAAGGTGTGGGTATGCTCATGATGGAATCTATAAACGTGCCTATACTGGGTGTGATCGAGAACATGTCATACTTTACACCTGCCGAACTGCCCGAAAATAAATACTATATTTTTGGCAAGGGTGGTGGCGCTAAACTGGCCGAAATGATAGGTGCGCCGTTTTTAGGCGAATTGCCTTTAGTGCGCAGTGTGAGCGAAAGCGGCGATGCCGGCAAACCGGTAGTACTAACCGATGATGGCATTATGGGCACTGCATTTAAGAATATTGCCGAGCGGGTTGCCCAGCAAATATCCATTAATAACGCTAAGGCGGCACACTATACCGATGTGATAAATCGTTAA
- a CDS encoding transglycosylase domain-containing protein translates to MHRPDFRKYLRIAGIVAGALFIILIVGGFIAYSKREALLEKAIYKAKAKAKRDYNLDVKIGTARFTGLSTVAFTNITVVPEQRDSLVRINNFAVSVKLMPLIAGKIKLADVSLKDGYLNLTDKKGQRNFDFLFHRKKDSTNTKSSSGLNELVDNLINQVLYKIPENLDLQNFRMSFEDDSTHIKLLAKSAKIDDGDLMSTIDVNDHESTWHFAGKLHPGDKEIDVKLYADGKKVEFPLLEKKFNLKFNFDTLTTRLNKVEAGDEQTEVYTYLAVKNMLVNHPALSDTDVVVPDGSIDANIFVGDRYISLDSSSVVHIKKLNLHPYIKYQIRPVKAYTVKMHTDWQDAQDFFDSFPKGLFESLDGIQVAGQLKYNVHLYLNTSDPDNTQFESGLAKKDFRILKFGKVDLGRLNREFVYTPYEKGKPMPPRNISPANPNYTSLNQVSPNLRNALMTAEDPSFYSNKGFVQESLRKSIAEDFKEKRFKRGGSTISMQLVKNAFLSRQKTLTRKFEEILIVWLIVNGDVMTKNRMLEVYLNIIEWGRNIYGIGEASRYYFGKHPSELNLGESIYLASIVPSPKKGLYAFEPDGTLRYRLHGYFRLIGNLMAKRGWTQPDSSAYGFYNVRLREGLRQKIAPIDTAVVDSLLRQDPDDPDGDGMIIPGVVEEGKEEDKKPGFFQRLFGGGKKDSTDKKKEAIQDSIDAAKKREKDAKREQKRLEKERKKQLRERGLM, encoded by the coding sequence ATGCATCGCCCTGACTTTAGAAAATATCTTCGTATAGCCGGAATTGTAGCCGGTGCACTTTTCATCATACTTATAGTTGGCGGCTTTATAGCATATTCCAAGCGCGAAGCCTTGCTTGAAAAAGCCATTTACAAAGCTAAGGCTAAAGCTAAGCGCGATTATAATTTAGATGTAAAAATAGGCACTGCCCGTTTTACCGGCCTCAGCACCGTAGCCTTTACCAATATAACCGTAGTGCCCGAGCAGCGCGACAGCCTGGTACGCATTAATAATTTTGCCGTAAGCGTGAAGCTGATGCCGCTTATTGCCGGAAAAATCAAACTGGCCGATGTAAGCCTTAAAGACGGTTATTTGAACTTGACCGACAAAAAAGGGCAGCGCAATTTTGATTTCCTGTTCCACCGCAAAAAAGACTCGACCAATACCAAATCCTCATCGGGGCTTAACGAACTGGTGGATAACCTCATTAACCAGGTACTCTACAAAATACCCGAAAACCTCGACCTGCAAAACTTCAGAATGAGCTTTGAGGACGACAGCACGCATATTAAGTTGCTGGCTAAATCGGCCAAAATTGACGATGGCGATCTGATGTCGACCATTGACGTGAACGACCATGAATCTACCTGGCACTTTGCCGGCAAGCTGCACCCCGGCGATAAGGAGATCGACGTTAAGCTTTATGCCGACGGCAAAAAAGTAGAATTTCCGCTGCTGGAAAAAAAGTTCAACCTTAAATTTAATTTTGATACCCTTACCACCCGTTTAAACAAAGTGGAAGCGGGCGATGAACAAACCGAGGTTTATACTTACCTGGCCGTAAAAAACATGCTGGTAAACCATCCGGCACTGTCAGATACCGATGTGGTGGTACCTGATGGCTCTATAGATGCCAATATTTTTGTGGGCGACAGGTATATTTCGTTAGACAGCTCATCGGTGGTACACATTAAAAAACTTAACCTGCACCCTTACATTAAGTACCAGATACGCCCGGTTAAAGCCTACACGGTAAAAATGCACACCGATTGGCAGGATGCTCAGGACTTTTTCGACTCGTTCCCTAAAGGCTTGTTTGAATCGTTAGATGGTATACAGGTTGCCGGGCAGTTGAAATATAATGTACACCTGTATTTAAACACCTCTGACCCTGATAATACGCAATTTGAATCGGGACTGGCTAAAAAAGATTTCAGGATACTGAAGTTTGGCAAGGTTGACCTGGGTAGATTGAACCGTGAATTTGTATACACACCGTACGAAAAGGGTAAGCCCATGCCTCCACGCAATATTTCGCCGGCTAACCCTAATTACACGTCGTTAAACCAAGTATCGCCTAATCTACGCAATGCACTCATGACGGCCGAAGATCCGTCGTTTTACAGCAACAAAGGCTTTGTACAGGAATCGTTACGCAAATCAATAGCCGAAGATTTTAAAGAGAAACGCTTTAAACGCGGTGGAAGTACCATATCCATGCAATTGGTTAAAAATGCTTTTCTGAGCAGGCAAAAAACGCTTACGCGCAAATTTGAGGAGATACTCATCGTATGGCTTATTGTTAACGGCGATGTAATGACCAAAAACCGTATGCTGGAAGTATATCTCAACATTATTGAGTGGGGGCGCAATATTTACGGTATAGGCGAGGCATCGCGCTACTATTTTGGCAAACACCCGAGTGAACTTAATTTAGGCGAGAGTATTTACCTGGCCAGCATTGTGCCGAGCCCTAAAAAGGGCCTATACGCCTTTGAACCCGATGGAACCTTACGGTACAGGCTGCATGGTTATTTCAGGCTCATTGGTAACTTAATGGCCAAACGTGGCTGGACACAGCCCGACAGCAGTGCCTACGGATTTTATAATGTACGCTTACGCGAAGGCTTGCGCCAAAAAATTGCGCCAATTGATACCGCTGTTGTAGATAGCTTATTAAGGCAAGACCCCGATGATCCGGATGGTGATGGGATGATTATTCCGGGTGTGGTTGAAGAAGGGAAAGAAGAAGATAAAAAACCGGGT
- a CDS encoding glycoside hydrolase family 43 protein, with product MRSLYLFLILLLSGITRAQTTDNGAYVFCYFKGNSADGLHLAYSTDGLKWQALKNDSSFLRPAVAKDRLMRDPCIIRGADGLFHMVWTVSWADKGIGYASSKDLITWSEQQFVPVMAKEEGARNSWAPEITYDAKSKQYMIYWATTIKGRFPAPDSTAEAGYNHRIYYTLTKDFKTYSDVKLLYEPGFNIIDATILPYGKKYLMFFKDETLKPVQKNIKIAYADKLTGPYKQDGGKITGDYWAEGPTALQKGKEWIVYFDKYRNHKYGAVSSSDLKTWTDISDQIQLPSGIRHGTIFKVTTAELERLKAVK from the coding sequence ATGAGAAGTTTATACCTCTTCTTAATCCTGCTGCTTTCGGGCATAACGCGGGCACAAACTACCGATAACGGCGCATATGTGTTTTGTTATTTTAAAGGCAACAGCGCCGATGGCCTGCATTTAGCGTACAGCACCGACGGCCTTAAATGGCAAGCCCTCAAAAACGACAGCTCATTTTTAAGACCCGCCGTAGCCAAAGACCGCCTCATGCGCGACCCATGTATCATTCGTGGTGCCGATGGCTTGTTTCACATGGTTTGGACCGTAAGCTGGGCCGACAAAGGCATTGGTTACGCGAGTTCAAAAGACCTTATTACCTGGAGCGAACAGCAATTTGTGCCCGTAATGGCTAAAGAAGAAGGCGCGCGCAACTCATGGGCGCCCGAAATTACGTACGATGCCAAAAGCAAACAGTACATGATTTATTGGGCAACCACCATTAAAGGCCGTTTCCCGGCACCCGATAGTACTGCCGAGGCCGGCTACAATCACCGCATTTACTACACCCTTACTAAAGATTTTAAAACTTACAGCGATGTAAAACTGCTGTACGAACCGGGCTTTAACATTATTGATGCTACCATACTGCCTTACGGCAAAAAGTACCTCATGTTTTTTAAGGACGAAACCCTGAAACCGGTTCAAAAAAACATTAAGATAGCCTATGCCGATAAACTGACCGGCCCCTACAAACAAGACGGTGGCAAAATAACCGGCGACTACTGGGCCGAAGGACCAACTGCCCTGCAAAAAGGCAAAGAATGGATTGTGTACTTTGACAAGTACCGCAACCACAAGTACGGCGCAGTATCATCAAGCGACCTTAAAACCTGGACCGATATATCCGACCAGATTCAGCTGCCGTCGGGGATTCGTCATGGTACTATATTTAAGGTTACTACTGCCGAGTTGGAGAGGTTGAAGGCGGTGAAGTAA
- a CDS encoding family 43 glycosylhydrolase produces MEQTKIFKILSILLLAMLLCDNLVAQNNKQGKLAPKPAFRDPVYDGAADPVVIWNKGEKKWFMFYTNRRAKDTTISGVEWVHGTRIGIAESKDGATWKYRDTADIQYRPTAGYTHWAPEIIEHKGLYHMYLTYVPGVFSDWNHPRNILHLTSKNLLSWKYESTLKLANDKVIDACVMPMPDGSWRMWYNNERDRKSVYYADSKDLYNWTDGKKAIADQGGEGPKVFKWKGKYWMITDVWKGLAVYSSVDMQNWTRQPGQILQTPGTGPDDGVIGGHADVVVNNNRAYIYYFTHPGRTTPPASSQYQRQRSSIQVAELKEENGVISCDRNAPTYVNLKAN; encoded by the coding sequence ATGGAACAGACAAAGATATTCAAGATACTTTCAATCCTGCTTTTGGCAATGCTGCTTTGTGACAATTTAGTAGCGCAAAATAACAAGCAAGGCAAATTAGCACCCAAGCCCGCCTTCCGCGACCCGGTCTACGACGGCGCTGCCGACCCGGTAGTGATATGGAATAAGGGAGAGAAGAAATGGTTTATGTTTTACACCAATCGCCGGGCAAAAGACACTACTATTAGCGGCGTGGAGTGGGTGCACGGCACCCGCATAGGCATAGCCGAATCAAAAGATGGCGCTACGTGGAAATACCGCGATACGGCCGATATTCAGTACCGCCCCACAGCGGGCTACACTCATTGGGCACCCGAAATTATTGAGCACAAGGGTTTGTACCATATGTACTTAACCTATGTTCCGGGTGTGTTTAGCGATTGGAACCACCCGCGTAACATACTGCACCTCACCAGCAAAAACCTGCTCAGCTGGAAGTACGAATCGACCCTGAAACTGGCTAATGATAAGGTAATTGATGCCTGTGTAATGCCCATGCCCGATGGCAGCTGGCGCATGTGGTACAATAACGAAAGAGACCGAAAATCAGTTTACTACGCCGATAGCAAAGACCTTTATAATTGGACCGACGGCAAAAAAGCCATAGCCGACCAGGGCGGCGAAGGCCCAAAAGTTTTTAAATGGAAAGGCAAATACTGGATGATAACCGATGTATGGAAAGGCCTGGCCGTTTACAGCTCAGTCGATATGCAAAACTGGACCCGCCAACCCGGCCAGATATTGCAAACGCCCGGCACCGGCCCCGATGATGGTGTTATAGGCGGCCATGCCGATGTGGTGGTAAACAACAACAGAGCATATATCTATTACTTTACGCATCCCGGCCGTACTACGCCGCCGGCATCAAGCCAGTATCAGCGTCAGCGAAGTTCCATACAGGTTGCCGAATTAAAAGAGGAAAACGGCGTTATATCCTGCGACAGGAATGCGCCAACTTACGTTAATCTCAAAGCTAACTAA
- a CDS encoding rhamnogalacturonan acetylesterase — translation MKLLKFTGIGLIALAATLAFKQPSKPVIYLIGDSTVHNNDKEQWGWGSIIGNYFDESKISVNNQAMAGRSTRTFIKENRWHRVDSMLKPGDYVLMQFGHNEGSKPDTNKAGYRGVLRGTGEETVELTWKDGVKETVHTYGWYLRKFIRETKAKGATPIVLSMIPRNQFKNGKVLRADSSYGKWAKEIAEQEKVAFVNLNGISADKYDKWGADSVKKFFPGDHTHTNKMGATVNAESVVEGIKANKSIALNKYLKK, via the coding sequence ATGAAACTATTAAAGTTCACAGGGATAGGCCTGATAGCACTGGCGGCAACGCTGGCCTTTAAGCAGCCATCTAAACCGGTTATTTACCTCATCGGCGATTCTACCGTTCATAATAACGACAAAGAACAATGGGGCTGGGGTTCCATCATAGGCAATTATTTTGACGAGAGTAAAATAAGCGTAAATAACCAGGCTATGGCCGGTCGCAGTACCCGTACCTTTATTAAAGAAAACCGCTGGCACCGGGTTGATTCGATGCTGAAACCGGGCGATTATGTGCTGATGCAGTTTGGCCATAACGAAGGCAGCAAGCCCGACACCAATAAAGCAGGCTACCGTGGCGTATTGCGCGGCACCGGTGAAGAAACCGTAGAATTAACCTGGAAAGACGGCGTTAAAGAAACCGTGCATACTTACGGCTGGTACCTGCGCAAATTCATCCGCGAAACTAAAGCCAAAGGCGCTACTCCGATTGTATTGTCGATGATTCCGCGTAATCAATTTAAAAATGGTAAAGTGCTGCGTGCTGATAGCAGCTACGGCAAATGGGCTAAAGAAATTGCCGAACAGGAAAAAGTAGCCTTTGTAAACCTTAATGGCATATCGGCCGATAAATACGACAAATGGGGAGCCGATTCGGTTAAGAAATTCTTCCCCGGCGACCATACCCACACCAATAAAATGGGTGCTACCGTAAATGCCGAATCGGTAGTGGAGGGTATCAAAGCCAATAAATCAATAGCACTCAATAAATACCTTAAAAAATAA
- a CDS encoding NifU family protein, translating to MSLVEQVETALDTIRPYLEADGGNVSVEEITPEKVVKLKLLGSCGSCPMSIMTLKAGIEQAIMKAVPEITGVEAINLTDIDDPNAVMPANMR from the coding sequence ATGAGTTTAGTTGAACAGGTAGAAACAGCACTTGATACCATCCGCCCTTATCTTGAAGCTGATGGTGGCAATGTTTCGGTGGAAGAGATAACTCCTGAAAAAGTGGTTAAGCTGAAGTTGTTGGGTTCATGTGGTTCATGCCCCATGAGCATTATGACACTGAAGGCAGGCATTGAGCAGGCTATTATGAAAGCCGTGCCCGAAATTACCGGTGTTGAAGCTATAAACCTTACAGATATAGATGATCCTAACGCGGTAATGCCCGCAAATATGCGTTAG
- a CDS encoding glycoside hydrolase family 88/105 protein, whose amino-acid sequence MLKSKLTLPVVIAGLMLVAPFKGAEAQKLPSKAKIVSDMALANEYFMKKWPDPATPTNVKRIRTSNLWTRAVYYEGLMALHKVDKQQKYYKYAMDWSNHHKWETRDGLDTRNADNQCCSQTYIELYQIEKKPEYIEPTKKNIDLMLASDKVDDWHWIDALQMAMPIFAKLGAIYKDDRYYEKMYEIYNYSKTKHGGNGLYNPAEKLWWRDKDFVPPYKEPNGANCYWSRGNGWVVAAMVRVLEVMPKNAPHRQEYVTMLKDMLEALVPLQRADGYWNVSLMDPTNYGGKELTGTSLFIYGMAWGVKNGIVSKKKYLPVITKAWNAMSKECIHPDGMLGFVQGTGKEPKDGQPVNYDHIPDFEDYGLGCFLLAGSEIYGLTK is encoded by the coding sequence ATGCTGAAGAGTAAACTAACCTTACCGGTAGTGATAGCGGGTTTAATGCTGGTTGCGCCTTTTAAAGGAGCCGAAGCGCAAAAGCTGCCATCTAAAGCCAAAATTGTGAGCGACATGGCCCTGGCCAATGAATACTTTATGAAGAAATGGCCCGACCCGGCTACGCCAACCAACGTTAAACGCATACGCACCAGTAACCTGTGGACCCGCGCCGTTTACTATGAGGGCCTAATGGCATTGCACAAAGTTGATAAACAGCAAAAATATTACAAATACGCCATGGACTGGAGCAACCACCACAAATGGGAAACCCGCGACGGTTTGGATACCCGTAATGCCGATAACCAATGCTGCAGCCAAACTTATATTGAATTGTACCAGATCGAGAAAAAGCCTGAGTACATAGAGCCTACCAAGAAAAACATTGACCTGATGCTTGCCAGCGATAAAGTTGACGATTGGCATTGGATTGATGCCCTACAAATGGCTATGCCCATATTTGCTAAGTTAGGTGCCATTTATAAAGACGATCGCTACTATGAGAAGATGTACGAAATTTACAACTACTCAAAAACCAAGCACGGCGGCAACGGCTTATACAACCCTGCCGAAAAACTTTGGTGGAGAGATAAAGACTTTGTGCCACCGTATAAAGAGCCTAACGGCGCTAATTGCTACTGGTCGCGCGGTAATGGTTGGGTAGTTGCCGCCATGGTGCGTGTGCTGGAGGTTATGCCTAAAAATGCCCCTCACCGCCAGGAATACGTAACCATGCTAAAAGACATGCTGGAAGCACTGGTACCACTTCAACGTGCCGATGGTTACTGGAACGTAAGCTTGATGGACCCAACCAATTACGGTGGCAAAGAGCTTACCGGTACCTCGCTGTTTATTTACGGCATGGCCTGGGGAGTTAAAAACGGCATTGTAAGCAAAAAGAAATACCTGCCGGTTATTACCAAAGCATGGAACGCCATGAGCAAAGAGTGTATTCACCCTGATGGTATGCTGGGCTTTGTGCAGGGCACTGGTAAAGAGCCAAAAGACGGGCAACCGGTTAACTACGACCACATTCCCGATTTTGAGGATTACGGTTTAGGCTGTTTCCTGTTAGCCGGAAGCGAGATATACGGTTTAACTAAATAA
- a CDS encoding rhamnogalacturonan acetylesterase, whose translation MLNRYIKVFFVAVLLLAGASALFSFIQKSKTTLYLVGDSTVKNGKGKGDGGLWGWGSYLANHFDTTKITVENDALGGTSSRTFQTQGWWDKVAAKIKPGDYVIMQFGHNDSSPLVDTSRARGTIKSNSDESQELYNPLTKKNEVIHSYGWYLRKMITEAKAKGATVAVCSLIPRNSWKDGKVTRSTNDYGKWAAEAAKQAGATFIDLNTLVADDYDTEGEAKVKSTYFNDKDHTHTIEAGAILNAKLVAQGIKQSKDFALNKYLAK comes from the coding sequence ATGCTGAACAGATATATCAAAGTATTTTTTGTTGCCGTGCTGCTGCTTGCGGGTGCAAGTGCGCTTTTTTCATTTATACAGAAATCAAAAACTACGCTTTACCTGGTTGGTGATTCGACCGTGAAAAATGGTAAAGGCAAGGGCGATGGCGGCCTGTGGGGCTGGGGTAGTTACCTGGCTAATCATTTCGATACCACAAAAATTACCGTAGAGAATGATGCGCTTGGCGGAACCAGTAGCCGTACCTTTCAAACACAGGGTTGGTGGGACAAGGTTGCTGCTAAAATTAAACCGGGCGACTACGTAATTATGCAGTTCGGTCATAATGATTCGAGCCCGTTGGTGGATACTTCACGCGCACGTGGTACTATAAAAAGCAATAGCGATGAATCGCAGGAGCTATACAATCCGCTTACCAAAAAGAACGAGGTGATACACAGCTATGGCTGGTATTTGCGCAAAATGATTACCGAGGCCAAAGCCAAGGGCGCAACCGTGGCTGTTTGCTCGCTTATCCCTCGCAACAGCTGGAAAGACGGCAAAGTAACCCGCAGCACCAACGATTACGGCAAGTGGGCTGCCGAAGCTGCCAAACAAGCCGGCGCAACCTTCATAGACCTCAACACCTTAGTGGCCGATGATTATGATACCGAGGGCGAAGCAAAAGTAAAATCGACCTACTTTAATGATAAAGACCATACCCATACCATTGAAGCAGGTGCCATACTAAACGCCAAACTGGTAGCCCAAGGCATCAAACAAAGTAAAGATTTTGCCCTGAATAAGTACCTTGCAAAGTAA
- a CDS encoding glycoside hydrolase family 88/105 protein: protein MKATKASLLLCCGLITCNLAFGQKVNDVVTPLHAMKVNYPTPYDITTPAQVKQTLDRVLEYLDKTTPPQFVKRGTNQPVALNAIDTSTTFKPGDFRLTSYEWGVTYAGMLLAGQATGDNRYTEYTKTRLNFLADAVAAYKKTGKEVARRNPLHSMMEPGALDDCGALCAASVKTIRAGGASASLRPLADGFINFVTTKQQRFADGTLARNRPLKNTLWLDDMFMSVPAIAQFGKLTGDNKYYDDAVKQVLQFSKRMFNNEKNVYMHGWVEEMDVHPQFHWGRANGWALMAMTELLDVLPETHPGRKAVLEQYQKLAKGLVAYQTSLGFWHQLVDRNDSYLETSATAIYAYCFARGINNGWLNGKAFGPATLLAWNATATKVNAQGQVEGVCVGTGMAFDPAFYYYRPVNVFAAHGYGPVLLAGAEVINLLKKHTFEVNDSAVMMKN from the coding sequence ATGAAAGCCACTAAAGCCTCGCTGCTGCTTTGCTGCGGACTAATAACCTGCAACCTTGCCTTTGGCCAAAAGGTAAACGACGTGGTAACGCCTTTACATGCCATGAAGGTAAACTATCCTACCCCGTACGATATTACCACCCCGGCCCAGGTAAAGCAAACACTCGACCGTGTGCTCGAATACCTCGACAAAACCACGCCGCCGCAGTTTGTTAAACGCGGCACCAACCAGCCTGTTGCTTTAAATGCTATTGATACCTCAACCACATTTAAACCCGGCGATTTCAGGCTAACCAGCTACGAATGGGGCGTAACCTACGCCGGTATGTTACTGGCCGGACAAGCCACCGGCGACAACCGCTATACCGAATACACCAAAACCCGCCTCAACTTTTTGGCAGATGCCGTTGCCGCATATAAAAAAACAGGCAAAGAGGTTGCCCGCCGTAACCCGCTGCACTCTATGATGGAACCCGGCGCGCTTGATGATTGCGGCGCTTTATGCGCAGCCTCGGTAAAAACTATTCGTGCCGGAGGTGCATCAGCCAGCTTGCGCCCACTGGCCGATGGCTTTATCAACTTTGTAACCACTAAACAACAACGCTTTGCCGATGGCACTTTAGCCCGCAACCGTCCGCTTAAAAACACGTTGTGGCTGGATGATATGTTTATGAGCGTGCCCGCCATAGCCCAGTTTGGTAAGCTAACCGGCGATAATAAGTATTATGATGATGCGGTAAAACAGGTACTGCAATTCAGCAAGCGCATGTTTAACAACGAAAAAAATGTTTACATGCATGGCTGGGTTGAGGAAATGGACGTGCATCCGCAATTTCATTGGGGACGCGCCAACGGCTGGGCTTTAATGGCCATGACCGAATTGTTAGATGTGCTGCCCGAAACCCACCCCGGCCGTAAAGCCGTATTGGAGCAATACCAAAAATTAGCCAAAGGCTTGGTAGCTTATCAAACCAGCCTGGGTTTTTGGCACCAGTTGGTAGACCGTAACGACAGCTACCTCGAAACATCGGCCACGGCTATTTATGCTTATTGCTTTGCCCGCGGCATTAACAACGGCTGGCTAAACGGCAAAGCCTTTGGCCCTGCCACCCTATTGGCCTGGAACGCCACCGCTACCAAAGTAAACGCACAAGGCCAGGTGGAGGGTGTTTGCGTGGGCACCGGCATGGCCTTCGACCCTGCTTTTTACTATTACCGCCCCGTTAATGTATTTGCCGCCCACGGCTACGGCCCGGTTTTATTGGCCGGTGCCGAAGTAATTAACTTGCTGAAGAAACACACGTTTGAAGTGAATGACAGTGCGGTAATGATGAAGAATTAA